The genomic interval TGTTTTTAAGAAACACATATAAGATACACACAATGATATCATGCAAAAAAATTGCTGAGTAAATCAAAGGTATAAGACACATGTTGATTTGAAAAGAAAGTTTGTTGAATTTAAAGCAGTTGATATGGCTATGGCTTGTGCAAGACTTGAAGAATATCCAAAAAGGGTCTATAAGAAACTACATCTTTAACATTGAGGACCTCACCTCATACTCTAAACATGAAGATATTGTAGCAAGTAATGGACCTAATGCTCTCTTGCCATCAATTCAAACCTTCAAAGAACACATTGAAGATGAAATCGACCAACAAGAGGTGGTTATTAAAAGTATCTTGTTAAATATAAAGCACAACCCCTTTCTGAATGTACACGGATTACTAGTGATGAATTCTAATAGCTAAACCAAGATCCTTATGAAAGATTCTATGTTTATAAGTTGTCAGGAATAAGTTTTTCTCACCCAAAGAGAGTTGATGGAGAGAAGTGACAATCTCCTCTTAAAGTCTAAGCACAGAAATAGATTCAAGTCCACTATTTAATTTGGCATACTTAGGAAAATGATGAACCATTTAGGAAATAATGTAACGTGTAGTAGTTTCAATGTTTGAAAGTCAAAGTTTAGTAAGTCAAAAAGTcaattaaaaagtttttaatttagtcAAATAGTTCTTAAGTTTGTGATTAGCAAGAAATCCTAAGAGTCAGTTAAAGTATATTTATGTGAAttcttttatgtttttctttCCACCTACTACTATGAAATATAAAAGTgagatttttaagaaaaaaatcttCCACTGTGTTATATAATTTGCCTTCAGTGTGTAGCCTAGGATTCTTTAGGTGTGATGCCCAAGTTACTACCCACTAATACCTTTGAAACTAAATTCAAATTTCTACTCCACATGTCTTCAAACAAGCAAACCATCTTCTTGCGCTGCATCAAGGATATCCAAAACCACTACAActtaaatttagaaagattttctAGGACATGATAAACAAGTACCAAGGTCTCCTGAATATTTGACAAATTACTAGAAAGAATTACCTGGATATAATCTGATCAGGCTCCTTTGCATATGAAACAGCTAGAACAAGATGGAGTAAGTCACGATTTATGTTAATAGCAACTACTCGAGTAGGGTCGGCTACAGGTTCCGCACCAATAGGCAGTGCAGAACGAGGAGCCTGTGGGCCACCACCAATTCTATAAACAGAAATGTCACTAAAGTTGACAATATTTGAATGTGGGGAGAGATCATTTATAGGCCCATAGAAGTATTCCTGCAAAGAAATCAGCTAGCTAAGTAAAAAACTTGTGAAAAAATTCCTACATATCAAACAAATAAACACAAAACTTGCATAGATTACATTGAATAATTTAGTCTAGTCATAAGGCAGCTGTGGTTAAATAAAATAACAGACATTAGTAAAAGAAGCTAGTACAGTCTACAAGCCATTTCATCCCGAGTTAACCGAATGCAATGGCTCTTAACAAGAACTTAAATGAATACAACAGTACAACAATAACAATTCCTTATGCATATGCCTAAAGTGGCTTGATATTTCTCCTAACAATGTAGTATCAAAGGCAAGCAAGAGTAATTTGACATCTCGTACCTTGACAAAGCGATTGAAATATATTATTCCGACAAATTAATGAAACTTGATACTTCTTGACACAAATAATGTCTCATGTGCCTTTGTATCGATCATGTTGATACCAACACCCTTTGTATATGGACACCCTTGTGTGCTAAAAATACATGTCAAATCAAGATGAATtgagataatattatttttatttttattttatctccATAGAAGATAATGTTCAAATTATATCATTCTAGATAGAAAATAGAATTTGAAATGAAGTATATTGTtgttttatctttttcttcttatctcCTTTCTCCTTTCTCCTCCAATTTGCCACCGACATCATAGATTGAAACGTTAGCACGATACCAAATTAGTATCATTATAGTCAAAGACTAAAAACACTGACACCACTTGAGATTTTATACCTTGATCTTGATAATAGTGAGTAATCAATAGAGTTGTAGAAGCTGTGTAGTTAGATATAATTGGAGATGAGAAAAAAGTATTAATCTATTTAGATGACACTCAACACAGGCTTGCATAAGCACAAGCAAAGAATAAATATGGGGTGTCTACAATGTTAGCAAATGCATATTTAATCTACATAGTAAGTGGTCCCTGATTTCAGAGTATGAACACAAAGGAGaacatttgttaaaaaaattctttcaCCGCATTCACGATGAAAATTCACAAGTTGCACTTACTCTGATTTTCAAACTCCTAGCCTTTTGGCGTACTTTTTGATTCCTCATAACTATCCCTCCAGATTTATGGAGTTTCACAACATCTACTTTAGGCTtggtttttaaaacttctttaagcatgctgcAAAGTTTCTCCTGAAGACAATACAATAAGAGACCAATAAGAAACGCAAATGCTCTCTAACAAGTACCGAGAACAATATCTGCTAAACAAAAGTGAATTGATGCACTCTTACATGTGAACTATTAATGAAGAATTCTATAACATAATAGAACTACATTTCCAAGAATAAAGATGTCCAACAAACAAAAGGATTATTTAGAAATTCAAGATTTGTGTAGCAATCAAATTTTtatccaacttaaataaaagtGATTTGTCGTTAAATCTGGAACACTTGAGACATAAGAGAAATCGGAAGTCAATTAGTCCAGTGATATCAACATTCAACTGACATCCAAAAACTAAAACAGCTCAATAATAAAGCAAGATTGATTGGTATCTGGATATACAAACTACCGATGCAACAAAGACTTTCAATGCAACAAAAGAACAAAGAAAGCAGGAGAGATATAAGTTACCTGGCCCAAGACTAGAACCACGTCACAATTAAATGTATCAATAGCATTGAGAAGTAACTACATGCCAATCAAACAAGTTGGATGTGAGTTTAGAAGACAATTTAACATTGACCTTGAAAATTAAAGATTGATGTAGTTTTCGCTCTCAATAAACTACCTCATAACCAAGGCCTTCCACCCATCCCATAGTATTAATCACCATGCCTGCAGCTCTAGCTTCAGCATTTCCAGAGAACTGCCTCTCTAGGGTTCTAGCCAACTCCTTCACAAACACTTTATAAAGATCACCATTTGCACTGTCCAAACAACAAACCAAGCATTAATTGCATTCACAAATATCAACTCATAAGACAAATCTATCATGAAGCATCAATTGCAACAAAGTACAGAAATAAATGCTTACGTAGGAGATGTGTGCCCATAAAAATACACAATAGGCATTTCTAGAGGAATTCCTTCCACTGCATCTATAGGCATCTCAACTGGAGTAGCAGCTATGCAGCCAGGAATAGTTATGTAGCCCTGACCAATGTCCAAATCCACATAGGTCGGTTTCCATCCTTGTTTACAAGCCCAGCTTAGAAGCATTTTGCACAAGCTACTCTTCCCAGAATCTGTGGGTCCCACAACAATCACCCTAGGGCCCTGATATACAAAGGTATTTGACATTTAAAATGCTAATTTGAAACATATTGAAACAATTTTAAAGTAATGTGTGTGTATTTGAAGTGGCAGGTGGCAGTCAACCAAAATTTTAGTCATTTTCTACTGATTTTGACACACTCAAGAGTAATTGAGTAAAGAAAGATAAGGATAGGTATACACTACTCAGATGTATCTCACAGTAtcacttgaaaaatatttttaatagcaAATGGCATTGCTTCAGTCCAGCATAAACCAGTTGTAATGACATATCCAAACCAGTATTCAAATATATATTGGCACACATAAATGTTCTCTTGGAAACTATGTTCATGTCCAATCTTGAACTGTGACATGATCATAAATCAACATGCTGTATTTTTCAGTTTCTAACAAAAACCCAACAACATCATCAGGGTTTTGTAGTCAGATTCtagaagaaaaataagttttacaGGTAATTAGAAACCTAATAATATGAAGTCTGGCCTATTCTATCTTAAGTATTCAAAACAAAAATCATCAGATACTGTCCGATTGGTCAGCCATTGTCGGACACTAATTTTTCTATGTAGGAGGGAGCGATACTCATCGGGGAGGCACTTGTTGATGCTGTATAAGCAGCTGTGCAGATAAGGAGCCAGAAGATCAAGCATGAACATGGAAGATGCACTATGTGACTATACAATgtctgaatgctaatacttggtTGAGTTCTAATAGTCGGACTTATCATATATTCTCAACACGAACAGTCTAAGTGAACATTAATCTTCTTATTGATCACttgtaaaaatttatagaaaCAATGCCTAACGTTTGGCTGCATCCATGTTAGATACTCTTATCTGAGCCTCAGTAATATAGGTTGTGTAAGTGAATACACTTTAGATGTAGAATTTCCTATGTTGATTATTATTCTGTTAATTTATGATTTTCTGTTTTGTAGAGGAAGGGTGAACAATTTATATATATTGTGTGGCAAAGCATTTTGATTTATGTGAATGATAATCTGGTATGCATTTGGGGCATGTGACCATAGTA from Zingiber officinale cultivar Zhangliang chromosome 6B, Zo_v1.1, whole genome shotgun sequence carries:
- the LOC121992359 gene encoding protein CLP1 homolog — encoded protein: MASSRQFKLAKESELRVEVGPDMPLRIRLLSGTAEIFGTELPPSNWLSISPRSKIAVFTWNGATIELDGISEVEYVADETPMVSYVNVHAILDARRAQAKASHSSNVDSPQGPRVIVVGPTDSGKSSLCKMLLSWACKQGWKPTYVDLDIGQGYITIPGCIAATPVEMPIDAVEGIPLEMPIVYFYGHTSPTANGDLYKVFVKELARTLERQFSGNAEARAAGMVINTMGWVEGLGYELLLNAIDTFNCDVVLVLGQEKLCSMLKEVLKTKPKVDVVKLHKSGGIVMRNQKVRQKARSLKIREYFYGPINDLSPHSNIVNFSDISVYRIGGGPQAPRSALPIGAEPVADPTRVVAININRDLLHLVLAVSYAKEPDQIISSNVAGYIYVTDIDVVRKKITYLAPCPGELPSKLLIVGTLTWLEG